Proteins co-encoded in one Malus sylvestris chromosome 7, drMalSylv7.2, whole genome shotgun sequence genomic window:
- the LOC126630581 gene encoding uncharacterized protein LOC126630581 isoform X2, with amino-acid sequence MGSLESGVPLKRDPLLRSSSNGRSPFLLRPRSKFSRFLLLKRLDYFQWICTVAVFLFFVVLFQMYLPGSVVEDEKSGDLMKNVGLRSENLRFLKELGLLDFGEDIRFEPSKLLEKFQKEAREASLSPAFNWTRQQRFGYRKPQLALVYSIEDGPVHDIWRALGVPVTIIQTSDQPELNVDWLNYNGILVNSLEAKGIFSCFLQEPFKSLPIIWTIHEQALAARSRKYSSNRQTELLNDWKRLFNRSTVVVFPNHFLLMIYSVFDAGNFFVIPGSPAEACKEDSLLASDKNNLRTKMGFESEDVVVTIVGSQFLYRGLWLEHSIVLQAVLPLLEDSSWVNNSYSHLKIIVLSGDSTSNYSSVVEAIAHNLKYPSGIVKHVAVDMDADSVLNISDVVIYGSFLEEQSFPDILIKAMCLEKPIVAPDLSMIRKYVDDRVNGYLFPKENIRVLSQILVQVISKGKLSPLARNIASIGRGTGKNLMVSETVEGYALLLENVLILPSEVAPPRAVAKIPPKLKEKWQWHLIEAVSNSTYSDRNLRSHAFLDDFEEDYNRTREERLNGTTAINYSFIYSVWEEEKYIQMDSTKRRREEEMLKDRSDQSHGTWEEVYRNAKRTDRSRNDLHERDEGELERTGQPLCIYEPYAGEGTWPFLHITSLYRGLGLSTKGRRPRADDVDAPSRLPLLNNPYYRDVLGEYGAFFAIANQIDRIHKNAWIGFQSWRITARKVSLSGIAENALLEAIQTRRHGDALYFWARMDNDPRNPLKQDFWSFCDSINAGNCKFAFSEALKRMYGVKYDLEFIPRMPVDGDTWSVMHSWALPTKSFLEFVMFSRMFVDAMDAQMYDEHHSSGRCYLSLSKDKRCYSRLLELLINVWAYHSARRMVYVHHETGVMQEQHRFKSRKGHMCIKWFSYSTLKSMDEDLAEESDLEHPTRRWLWPLTGEVFWQGMYEKERHLRHKQKAKRKQKSKEKIERIKRRTHQKAIGKYVKPPPEATDSSNITMVARI; translated from the exons ATGGGTTCGTTGGAAAGTGGGGTCCCATTGAAGAGGGACCCACTTCTGCGGTCTTCATCGAACGGCAGAAGCCCATTTTTGCTGAGACCCAGATCGAAGTTTTCAAGGTTTCTGCTCCTGAAGAGGCTGGATTACTTCCAATGGATTTGCACTGTGGCTGTGTTTCTGTTCTTTGTGGTGCTGTTCCAAATGTACTTGCCTGGTTCGGTGGTTGAAGACGAAAAGTCAGGGGATTTGATGAAGAATGTGGGATTGAGGTCGGAGAATTTGAGGTTCTTGAAGGAGTTGGGGTTGTTGGATTTTGGGGAAGACATTAGATTTGAGCCTTCAAAGCTTCTGGAGAAATTTCAGAAGGAAGCTAGAGAGGCTAGTCTCTCTCCTGCTTTCAACTGGACACGGCAGCAACGTTTTGGGTACAGAAAACCTCAGCTTGCACTC GTTTATTCAATTGAAGATGGTCCTGTGCATGACATTTGGAGAGCTCTAGGAGTTCCGGTCACCATTATCCAAACCAGTGACCAGCCAGAGCTTAATGTAGACTGGCTAAA TTATAACGGCATACTTGTGAACTCTCTTGAAGCAAAGGGCATCTTTTCTTG TTTTTTGCAGGAGCCTTTCAAGTCTTTACCTATAATATGGACTATACATGAACAAGCACTTGCTGCTCGATCAAGAAAGTACTCTTCAAATAGGCAGACTGAACTTTTAAATGATTGGAAAAGACTCTTCAACCGATCTACAGTTGTTGTCTTCCCAAATCATTTTCTGCTG ATGATTTACTCGGTATTTGATGCTGGAAACTTTTTTGTTATTCCGGGTTCTCCTGCTGAAGCATGCAAGGAAGATTCTTTATTGGCTTCAGACAAAAATAATCTGCGTACCAAGATGGGTTTTGAGTCTGAAGACGTTGTAGTTACAATTGTGGGAAGCCAATTTTTGTATAGGGGCTTGTGGCTGGAGCATTCCATTGTTCTACAAGCTGTATTACCGCTTCTGGAGGATTCCTCATGGGTTAACAATTCTTATTCTCATCTCAAAATCATTGTTTTGAGTGGAGACTCAACAAGTAACTATAGTTCGGTTGTTGAG GCCATTGCCCACAATTTGAAGTACCCGAGTGGCATTGTGAAGCATGTAGCTGTTGATATGGATGCAGACAGCGTTCTAAATATATCTGATGTTGTGATATATGGATCCTTCCTTGAAGAGCAATCATTTCCAGACATTTTAATCAAAGCCATGTGCCTTGAGAAACCAATAGTTGCCCCAGATCTCTCCATGATCAGGAAATAT GTTGATGATAGAGTGAATGGCTACCTTTTCCCAAAGGAAAATATCAGGGTCCTTTCGCAAATCCTGGTGCAAGTTATTTCAAAAGGAAAGTTATCACCTCTAGCTCGCAACATTGCCTCAATAGGGAGAGGTACTGGCAAAAACTTGATGGTGTCTGAAACTGTCGAAGGATATGCTTTGCTTCTTGAAAATGTTCTCATTCTCCCATCAGAAGTTGCACCACCCAGGGCTGTTGCAAAAATCCCTcccaaattgaaagaaaaatggcAATGGCACTTAATTGAAGCAGTATCAAATTCAACATATTCAGATAGAAATTTGAGAAGTCATGCATTTTTGGATGATTTTGAGGAGGATTATAACCGTACTCGAGAGGAGAGGTTGAATGGCACCACTGCAATCAattattcatttatatatagTGTATGGGAGGAAGAAAAATACATTCAGATGGATAGTAccaagagaagaagagaggaagaaatg TTAAAGGATAGAAGTGATCAATCCCATGGAACATGGGAGGAAGTGTATCGAAATGCCAAAAGGACTGATCGCTCCAGGAATGATTTGCATGAAAGGGATGAAGGGGAGCTTGAAAGGACAGGCCAACCGTTGTGTATATATGAACCTTACGCTGGGGAGGGAACCTGGCCCTTCTTACACATTACATCTCTTTATCGTGGACTTGGGCTG TCCACTAAAGGTCGAAGACCTAGGGCTGATGATGTTGATGCACCTTCTCGTCTTCCACTTCTTAATAACCCTTATTATCGAGATGTACTTGGTGAATATGGAGCATTCTTTGCCATTGCAAACCAAATTGACCGTATACATAAGAATGCATGGATAGGGTTTCAGTCATGGAGAATAACAGCAAGGAAG GTTTCTTTATCTGGAATAGCTGAAAATGCATTGTTAGAAGCTATTCAAACACGAAGGCATGGAGACGCACTCTACTTTTGGGCGCGCATGGATAATGATCCACGAAATCCTCTGAAACAAGatttttggtcattctgtgatAGTATAAATGCTGGAAATTGCAA GTTTGCTTTTTCGGAGGCTCTTAAAAGGATGTATGGCGTAAAGTACGATTTGGAATTTATACCACGCATGCCAGTGGATGGGGACACATGGTCTGTTATGCATAGCTGGGCTTTGCCAACGAAGTCCTTCCTAGAGTTTGTAATGTTTTCTAG AATGTTTGTGGATGCAATGGATGCACAAATGTATGATGAACACCATTCAAGTGGCCGCTGTTACTTGAGTTTGTCAAAA GACAAACGTTGCTATTCACGGCTTCTTGAGTTACTCATAAATGTTTGGGCGTACCACAGTGCGAGGCGGATGGTATATGTGCACCATGAGACTGGTGTGATGCAGGAACAGCATAGGTTTAAGAGCAGGAAGGGTCATATGTGCATCAAATGGTTCTCATACTCCACCCTAAAGAGCATGGACGAAGACTTGGCTGAGGAATCAGATCTTGAGCACCCCACAAGGCGATGGTTGTGGCCATTAACAGGCGAGGTCTTCTGGCAAGGTATGTATGAAAAAGAGAGACATTTACGGCATAAGCAGAAAGCAAAGAGGAAGCAGAAAAGTaaggaaaaaatagaaagaataaAAAGGCGGACTCACCAGAAAGCAATAGGGAAGTATGTAAAGCCCCCACCAGAAGCCACAGATAGTTCGAACATAACAATGGTTGCGAGGATTTAA
- the LOC126630581 gene encoding uncharacterized protein LOC126630581 isoform X1: MGSLESGVPLKRDPLLRSSSNGRSPFLLRPRSKFSRFLLLKRLDYFQWICTVAVFLFFVVLFQMYLPGSVVEDEKSGDLMKNVGLRSENLRFLKELGLLDFGEDIRFEPSKLLEKFQKEAREASLSPAFNWTRQQRFGYRKPQLALVFADLSVDSQQLLMVTVAAALREIGYTLSVYSIEDGPVHDIWRALGVPVTIIQTSDQPELNVDWLNYNGILVNSLEAKGIFSCFLQEPFKSLPIIWTIHEQALAARSRKYSSNRQTELLNDWKRLFNRSTVVVFPNHFLLMIYSVFDAGNFFVIPGSPAEACKEDSLLASDKNNLRTKMGFESEDVVVTIVGSQFLYRGLWLEHSIVLQAVLPLLEDSSWVNNSYSHLKIIVLSGDSTSNYSSVVEAIAHNLKYPSGIVKHVAVDMDADSVLNISDVVIYGSFLEEQSFPDILIKAMCLEKPIVAPDLSMIRKYVDDRVNGYLFPKENIRVLSQILVQVISKGKLSPLARNIASIGRGTGKNLMVSETVEGYALLLENVLILPSEVAPPRAVAKIPPKLKEKWQWHLIEAVSNSTYSDRNLRSHAFLDDFEEDYNRTREERLNGTTAINYSFIYSVWEEEKYIQMDSTKRRREEEMLKDRSDQSHGTWEEVYRNAKRTDRSRNDLHERDEGELERTGQPLCIYEPYAGEGTWPFLHITSLYRGLGLSTKGRRPRADDVDAPSRLPLLNNPYYRDVLGEYGAFFAIANQIDRIHKNAWIGFQSWRITARKVSLSGIAENALLEAIQTRRHGDALYFWARMDNDPRNPLKQDFWSFCDSINAGNCKFAFSEALKRMYGVKYDLEFIPRMPVDGDTWSVMHSWALPTKSFLEFVMFSRMFVDAMDAQMYDEHHSSGRCYLSLSKDKRCYSRLLELLINVWAYHSARRMVYVHHETGVMQEQHRFKSRKGHMCIKWFSYSTLKSMDEDLAEESDLEHPTRRWLWPLTGEVFWQGMYEKERHLRHKQKAKRKQKSKEKIERIKRRTHQKAIGKYVKPPPEATDSSNITMVARI; this comes from the exons ATGGGTTCGTTGGAAAGTGGGGTCCCATTGAAGAGGGACCCACTTCTGCGGTCTTCATCGAACGGCAGAAGCCCATTTTTGCTGAGACCCAGATCGAAGTTTTCAAGGTTTCTGCTCCTGAAGAGGCTGGATTACTTCCAATGGATTTGCACTGTGGCTGTGTTTCTGTTCTTTGTGGTGCTGTTCCAAATGTACTTGCCTGGTTCGGTGGTTGAAGACGAAAAGTCAGGGGATTTGATGAAGAATGTGGGATTGAGGTCGGAGAATTTGAGGTTCTTGAAGGAGTTGGGGTTGTTGGATTTTGGGGAAGACATTAGATTTGAGCCTTCAAAGCTTCTGGAGAAATTTCAGAAGGAAGCTAGAGAGGCTAGTCTCTCTCCTGCTTTCAACTGGACACGGCAGCAACGTTTTGGGTACAGAAAACCTCAGCTTGCACTC GTTTTTGCCGATCTGTCGGTTGATTCACAACAGTTACTGATGGTGACTGTTGCAGCTGCATTGCGGGAGATTGGATACACACTTTCG GTTTATTCAATTGAAGATGGTCCTGTGCATGACATTTGGAGAGCTCTAGGAGTTCCGGTCACCATTATCCAAACCAGTGACCAGCCAGAGCTTAATGTAGACTGGCTAAA TTATAACGGCATACTTGTGAACTCTCTTGAAGCAAAGGGCATCTTTTCTTG TTTTTTGCAGGAGCCTTTCAAGTCTTTACCTATAATATGGACTATACATGAACAAGCACTTGCTGCTCGATCAAGAAAGTACTCTTCAAATAGGCAGACTGAACTTTTAAATGATTGGAAAAGACTCTTCAACCGATCTACAGTTGTTGTCTTCCCAAATCATTTTCTGCTG ATGATTTACTCGGTATTTGATGCTGGAAACTTTTTTGTTATTCCGGGTTCTCCTGCTGAAGCATGCAAGGAAGATTCTTTATTGGCTTCAGACAAAAATAATCTGCGTACCAAGATGGGTTTTGAGTCTGAAGACGTTGTAGTTACAATTGTGGGAAGCCAATTTTTGTATAGGGGCTTGTGGCTGGAGCATTCCATTGTTCTACAAGCTGTATTACCGCTTCTGGAGGATTCCTCATGGGTTAACAATTCTTATTCTCATCTCAAAATCATTGTTTTGAGTGGAGACTCAACAAGTAACTATAGTTCGGTTGTTGAG GCCATTGCCCACAATTTGAAGTACCCGAGTGGCATTGTGAAGCATGTAGCTGTTGATATGGATGCAGACAGCGTTCTAAATATATCTGATGTTGTGATATATGGATCCTTCCTTGAAGAGCAATCATTTCCAGACATTTTAATCAAAGCCATGTGCCTTGAGAAACCAATAGTTGCCCCAGATCTCTCCATGATCAGGAAATAT GTTGATGATAGAGTGAATGGCTACCTTTTCCCAAAGGAAAATATCAGGGTCCTTTCGCAAATCCTGGTGCAAGTTATTTCAAAAGGAAAGTTATCACCTCTAGCTCGCAACATTGCCTCAATAGGGAGAGGTACTGGCAAAAACTTGATGGTGTCTGAAACTGTCGAAGGATATGCTTTGCTTCTTGAAAATGTTCTCATTCTCCCATCAGAAGTTGCACCACCCAGGGCTGTTGCAAAAATCCCTcccaaattgaaagaaaaatggcAATGGCACTTAATTGAAGCAGTATCAAATTCAACATATTCAGATAGAAATTTGAGAAGTCATGCATTTTTGGATGATTTTGAGGAGGATTATAACCGTACTCGAGAGGAGAGGTTGAATGGCACCACTGCAATCAattattcatttatatatagTGTATGGGAGGAAGAAAAATACATTCAGATGGATAGTAccaagagaagaagagaggaagaaatg TTAAAGGATAGAAGTGATCAATCCCATGGAACATGGGAGGAAGTGTATCGAAATGCCAAAAGGACTGATCGCTCCAGGAATGATTTGCATGAAAGGGATGAAGGGGAGCTTGAAAGGACAGGCCAACCGTTGTGTATATATGAACCTTACGCTGGGGAGGGAACCTGGCCCTTCTTACACATTACATCTCTTTATCGTGGACTTGGGCTG TCCACTAAAGGTCGAAGACCTAGGGCTGATGATGTTGATGCACCTTCTCGTCTTCCACTTCTTAATAACCCTTATTATCGAGATGTACTTGGTGAATATGGAGCATTCTTTGCCATTGCAAACCAAATTGACCGTATACATAAGAATGCATGGATAGGGTTTCAGTCATGGAGAATAACAGCAAGGAAG GTTTCTTTATCTGGAATAGCTGAAAATGCATTGTTAGAAGCTATTCAAACACGAAGGCATGGAGACGCACTCTACTTTTGGGCGCGCATGGATAATGATCCACGAAATCCTCTGAAACAAGatttttggtcattctgtgatAGTATAAATGCTGGAAATTGCAA GTTTGCTTTTTCGGAGGCTCTTAAAAGGATGTATGGCGTAAAGTACGATTTGGAATTTATACCACGCATGCCAGTGGATGGGGACACATGGTCTGTTATGCATAGCTGGGCTTTGCCAACGAAGTCCTTCCTAGAGTTTGTAATGTTTTCTAG AATGTTTGTGGATGCAATGGATGCACAAATGTATGATGAACACCATTCAAGTGGCCGCTGTTACTTGAGTTTGTCAAAA GACAAACGTTGCTATTCACGGCTTCTTGAGTTACTCATAAATGTTTGGGCGTACCACAGTGCGAGGCGGATGGTATATGTGCACCATGAGACTGGTGTGATGCAGGAACAGCATAGGTTTAAGAGCAGGAAGGGTCATATGTGCATCAAATGGTTCTCATACTCCACCCTAAAGAGCATGGACGAAGACTTGGCTGAGGAATCAGATCTTGAGCACCCCACAAGGCGATGGTTGTGGCCATTAACAGGCGAGGTCTTCTGGCAAGGTATGTATGAAAAAGAGAGACATTTACGGCATAAGCAGAAAGCAAAGAGGAAGCAGAAAAGTaaggaaaaaatagaaagaataaAAAGGCGGACTCACCAGAAAGCAATAGGGAAGTATGTAAAGCCCCCACCAGAAGCCACAGATAGTTCGAACATAACAATGGTTGCGAGGATTTAA